One genomic region from Motacilla alba alba isolate MOTALB_02 chromosome 5, Motacilla_alba_V1.0_pri, whole genome shotgun sequence encodes:
- the MAX gene encoding protein max isoform X2: MSDNDDIEVESDEEQPRFQSAADKRAHHNALERKRRDHIKDSFHSLRDSVPSLQGEKQQASRAQILDKATEYIQYMRRKNHTHQQDIDDLKRQNALLEQQVRALEKARASAQLQASYPADNSLYTNPKGSAISAFDGGSDSSSDSEPDEPQNRKKLRMEAS; the protein is encoded by the exons ATGAGCGACAACGATGACATCGAGGTGGAGAGCGAC GAGGAGCAGCCGAGGTTTCAGTCCGCG GCCGACAAACGGGCTCATCACAACGCGCTGGAGCGCAAGCGCAGGGACCACATCAAGGATAGCTTCCACAGCCTGCGGGATTCCGTGCCCTCACTCCAAGGAGAGAAG CAACAGGCATCCCGGGCCCAAATCCTGGACAAAGCCACAGAGTACATCCAGTACATGCGCCGGAAAAACCACACACACCAGCAGGACATTGACGACCTCAAGCGGCAGAATGcgctgctggagcagcaag TGCGTGCACTGGAGAAGGCCCGAGCCAGCGCACAGCTCCAGGCCAGCTATCCCGCGGACAACAGCCTCTACACCAACCCCAAGGGCAGTGCCATCTCCGCCTTCGACGGTGGCTCCGACTCCAGCTCCGACTCGGAGCCCGACGAGCCGCAGAACAGGAAGAAGCTGCGCATGGAGGCCAGTTAG
- the MAX gene encoding protein max isoform X1, which yields MSDNDDIEVESDEEQPRFQSAADKRAHHNALERKRRDHIKDSFHSLRDSVPSLQGEKASRAQILDKATEYIQYMRRKNHTHQQDIDDLKRQNALLEQQVRALEKARASAQLQASYPADNSLYTNPKGSAISAFDGGSDSSSDSEPDEPQNRKKLRMEAS from the exons ATGAGCGACAACGATGACATCGAGGTGGAGAGCGAC GAGGAGCAGCCGAGGTTTCAGTCCGCG GCCGACAAACGGGCTCATCACAACGCGCTGGAGCGCAAGCGCAGGGACCACATCAAGGATAGCTTCCACAGCCTGCGGGATTCCGTGCCCTCACTCCAAGGAGAGAAG GCATCCCGGGCCCAAATCCTGGACAAAGCCACAGAGTACATCCAGTACATGCGCCGGAAAAACCACACACACCAGCAGGACATTGACGACCTCAAGCGGCAGAATGcgctgctggagcagcaag TGCGTGCACTGGAGAAGGCCCGAGCCAGCGCACAGCTCCAGGCCAGCTATCCCGCGGACAACAGCCTCTACACCAACCCCAAGGGCAGTGCCATCTCCGCCTTCGACGGTGGCTCCGACTCCAGCTCCGACTCGGAGCCCGACGAGCCGCAGAACAGGAAGAAGCTGCGCATGGAGGCCAGTTAG